Proteins from a genomic interval of Kitasatospora kifunensis:
- a CDS encoding type I polyketide synthase, with protein sequence MTKSESKAQPQNPDTRMVDALRASLKETERLREQNRKLTATLREPIAIVGMACRYPGGVTSPQQLWELVTEGGDGITPFPTDRGWDADLYDPQPGLTGRSYTAEGGFLHEAGAFDAGFFGISPREALLMDPQQRLLLESSWEALEGAGIDPVSLKGSRTGVFAGVMYHDYFGAFGSGSIVSGRVAYTLGLEGPTLSIDTACSSSLVALHLAAQSLRGGESTLALAGGVTVMASPGTFVEFSRQGGLSPDGRCKAFAEGADGTGFAEGVGVLVLERLSDARRNGHRVLAVIRGSAVNQDGASNGLTAPNGPSQQRVIRQALANARLSAADVDVVEAHGTGTTLGDPIEAQALLASYGQDRPVDRPLWLGSVKSNIGHTQAAAGVAGVIKMVQAMHHGVLPRTLHVDEPSSKVDWSAGEVKLLTEAQQWPEVERPRRAGISSFGISGTNAHVIIEQAPAPAEPEPDPAPPMALWPLSARSPQALRAQGERLRAFAADRPELEAGAVARSLGTERAVFEHRAAVLGPDRDRLLDGLGVLAASDSSPSVLRGRARTGARTAFLFTGQGAQRLGMGAELRAHYPVFAEAFDKVNEHLGVGTAEVLFGTDPEQVDRTLYAQTGLFAFEVALFRLLESWGVVPDFLAGHSIGEVAAAHVAGVLSLADACRLVAARGRLMQALPAGGAMVSVQASEAQVLPLLTEGVGIAAVNGPRSVVISGDEAEVLRIAGSFEKTKRLKVSHAFHSPLMEPMLAQFRAVAAGLTYGRATVPVVSNLTGQLATEELADPEYWVRHVREAVRFEAGIRTLAEAGVTRFVELGPDAVLTGLARESAEAPDTAFVPLGRRLGSESATLLTGLAQLYVDGLSPDWQAVFPGTGRAALPTYAFQHQRYWLAADVPLTVGALDAPDQPGGEGPVAVAEVAPLRERLAGAAESEQQELLVELVRAQSAAILGHSSGEAIEPEVGFLEAGMDSVSGTELRIALSAATGLALSAGVVFDHRTPAELAAHLRTELVHGGPGLAGADAAAAAEDAAEDLESISGLLRRAATEGRMMKGMALLNAVAEILPAFSSVAELERLAEPVRLAQGEQGPKLICFPSPMALGGAHQYARFASHFRGRREVVVPPVPGFGPGEALPRSVDAAVEVFVEGVLAAAAGEPFVLLGYSSGGQFAHATAEVLEKAGTPAAGVVLLDTYLPDGEGQDELWPQMFRGMLDRESSFGRFSAARLAAMSRYSDLIVDCLPGALSAPVLFVRPAQSFTDAPGTEDWRASWTGEHLLREVPGTHFTILEESAPAAAEAVDDWLSTLGS encoded by the coding sequence GTGACGAAGAGTGAGAGCAAGGCGCAGCCGCAGAACCCGGACACCAGGATGGTCGACGCGCTGCGGGCCTCGCTGAAGGAGACCGAACGGCTGCGGGAGCAGAACCGCAAGCTGACCGCGACCCTGCGCGAGCCGATCGCGATCGTGGGCATGGCCTGCCGCTACCCGGGCGGGGTGACCTCGCCGCAGCAGCTCTGGGAGCTGGTGACCGAGGGCGGGGACGGCATCACGCCGTTCCCCACCGACCGGGGGTGGGACGCCGACCTCTACGATCCGCAGCCGGGCCTTACGGGCAGGTCCTACACCGCCGAGGGTGGGTTCCTGCACGAGGCGGGTGCCTTCGATGCGGGGTTCTTCGGGATCTCGCCGCGTGAGGCGTTGTTGATGGATCCGCAGCAGCGGTTGCTGTTGGAGAGTTCGTGGGAGGCGCTTGAGGGTGCGGGGATCGATCCGGTCTCGTTGAAGGGCAGTCGTACCGGTGTGTTCGCCGGGGTGATGTATCACGACTACTTCGGCGCGTTCGGCAGTGGCAGCATCGTGTCGGGTCGGGTGGCTTACACGCTCGGGTTGGAGGGGCCGACGCTCTCGATCGACACGGCGTGCTCCTCCTCGCTGGTGGCGCTGCACCTGGCGGCGCAGTCGCTGCGCGGCGGCGAGTCCACCCTCGCGCTGGCCGGCGGGGTGACGGTGATGGCCTCGCCCGGCACCTTCGTGGAGTTCAGCCGTCAGGGCGGGCTCTCCCCGGACGGCCGCTGCAAGGCGTTCGCGGAGGGCGCGGACGGCACCGGTTTCGCCGAGGGCGTCGGTGTCCTGGTCCTGGAGCGGCTCTCGGATGCCCGGCGCAACGGGCACCGGGTGCTGGCCGTCATCCGTGGCTCCGCCGTCAACCAGGACGGTGCCTCCAACGGCCTGACCGCGCCCAACGGTCCTTCCCAGCAGCGGGTGATCCGCCAGGCGCTGGCCAACGCCCGGCTGTCGGCCGCCGATGTCGACGTGGTCGAGGCGCACGGCACCGGCACCACGCTGGGCGACCCGATCGAGGCGCAGGCGCTGCTGGCCAGCTACGGCCAGGACCGCCCGGTGGACCGGCCGTTGTGGTTGGGCTCGGTCAAGTCGAACATCGGTCACACCCAGGCGGCGGCCGGTGTGGCCGGGGTGATCAAGATGGTGCAGGCGATGCACCACGGTGTGCTGCCCAGGACCCTGCATGTCGACGAGCCCTCCAGCAAGGTGGACTGGTCGGCGGGCGAGGTCAAGCTGCTGACCGAGGCCCAGCAGTGGCCCGAGGTCGAGCGGCCGCGCCGGGCGGGGATCTCCTCCTTCGGGATCAGCGGTACCAACGCGCACGTCATCATCGAGCAGGCCCCGGCTCCAGCCGAGCCTGAGCCCGATCCGGCACCGCCCATGGCGCTGTGGCCGCTCTCCGCCCGCTCTCCGCAGGCACTGCGGGCCCAGGGCGAGCGGCTGCGTGCCTTCGCCGCCGACCGGCCTGAGCTGGAGGCGGGCGCGGTGGCCAGGTCGCTCGGCACCGAACGCGCCGTCTTCGAGCACCGGGCCGCGGTGCTCGGCCCGGACCGCGACCGACTCCTCGACGGTCTTGGGGTGTTGGCCGCCTCGGACAGTTCGCCGTCGGTGCTGCGCGGCCGGGCCCGCACGGGTGCCAGGACCGCCTTCCTGTTCACCGGGCAGGGCGCCCAGCGGCTCGGGATGGGCGCGGAACTGCGGGCCCACTACCCGGTGTTCGCCGAGGCCTTCGACAAGGTGAACGAACACCTCGGGGTCGGCACCGCCGAGGTCCTCTTCGGCACCGACCCCGAGCAGGTCGACCGGACCCTGTACGCGCAGACCGGTCTCTTCGCTTTCGAGGTGGCGCTGTTCCGGTTGTTGGAGTCCTGGGGTGTGGTGCCGGACTTCCTGGCGGGTCATTCGATCGGTGAGGTGGCGGCCGCGCATGTGGCCGGGGTGTTGTCGCTGGCGGATGCGTGCCGTCTGGTGGCGGCCCGGGGTCGGCTGATGCAGGCGTTGCCGGCCGGTGGGGCGATGGTGTCGGTGCAGGCGAGCGAGGCGCAGGTGCTGCCGCTGCTGACCGAGGGGGTCGGCATCGCGGCGGTCAACGGGCCGCGTTCGGTGGTGATTTCGGGCGACGAGGCCGAGGTGCTGCGGATCGCGGGGTCGTTCGAGAAGACCAAGCGGTTGAAGGTCAGCCATGCCTTCCACTCGCCGTTGATGGAGCCGATGCTGGCCCAGTTCCGGGCGGTGGCGGCCGGGTTGACCTATGGTCGGGCAACCGTTCCGGTGGTCTCCAACCTCACCGGGCAGCTCGCCACCGAGGAGTTGGCCGACCCGGAGTACTGGGTGCGCCACGTGCGCGAAGCCGTCCGTTTCGAGGCCGGGATCCGCACGTTGGCCGAGGCCGGGGTCACCCGCTTCGTGGAGCTGGGCCCCGACGCCGTGCTGACCGGGCTGGCCAGGGAGAGCGCCGAGGCGCCGGACACCGCGTTCGTCCCGCTCGGCCGCCGGCTCGGCTCGGAGAGCGCCACCCTGCTGACGGGATTGGCCCAGCTCTACGTGGACGGCCTGTCTCCCGACTGGCAGGCGGTCTTCCCCGGCACCGGGCGGGCAGCGCTGCCGACGTACGCCTTCCAGCACCAGCGGTACTGGCTCGCGGCGGACGTCCCGCTGACCGTCGGCGCGCTCGACGCCCCGGACCAGCCGGGTGGGGAGGGGCCGGTCGCAGTGGCGGAAGTCGCGCCGCTGCGCGAGCGCCTCGCCGGCGCCGCCGAGTCCGAACAGCAGGAGCTGCTGGTCGAGTTGGTCCGCGCGCAGAGCGCCGCCATCCTCGGCCACTCCTCCGGGGAGGCAATCGAGCCTGAGGTCGGCTTCCTGGAGGCCGGGATGGACTCGGTCTCCGGCACGGAGCTGCGCATCGCGCTCTCCGCGGCCACCGGGCTGGCCCTGTCCGCCGGTGTGGTCTTCGACCACCGCACCCCGGCCGAGCTGGCCGCCCACCTGCGAACCGAGCTGGTCCACGGCGGGCCCGGGCTCGCCGGGGCCGATGCCGCCGCTGCTGCCGAGGACGCTGCCGAGGACCTGGAGTCGATCAGCGGGCTGCTGCGCCGGGCCGCCACCGAGGGCCGGATGATGAAGGGGATGGCGCTGCTCAACGCGGTCGCCGAGATCCTGCCCGCCTTCTCCTCGGTGGCCGAACTGGAGCGCCTGGCCGAGCCGGTCCGCCTCGCCCAGGGGGAGCAGGGTCCCAAGCTGATCTGCTTCCCCTCCCCGATGGCGCTCGGCGGCGCCCACCAGTACGCCCGGTTCGCCTCGCACTTCCGTGGCCGCCGCGAGGTGGTGGTGCCGCCGGTGCCGGGGTTCGGCCCCGGGGAGGCGCTGCCGCGCTCGGTGGACGCCGCGGTCGAGGTCTTCGTCGAAGGCGTGCTGGCCGCGGCGGCGGGGGAGCCCTTCGTCCTGCTCGGCTACTCCTCCGGCGGCCAGTTCGCGCACGCCACCGCTGAGGTATTGGAGAAGGCGGGCACTCCGGCGGCCGGGGTCGTCCTGCTGGACACCTACCTGCCCGACGGCGAGGGCCAGGACGAACTCTGGCCGCAGATGTTCCGGGGCATGCTGGACCGGGAGTCCTCCTTCGGCCGGTTCAGCGCCGCCCGGCTCGCCGCGATGAGCCGCTACAGCGACCTGATCGTGGACTGCCTGCCGGGTGCGCTGTCGGCCCCGGTGCTCTTCGTCCGCCCGGCGCAGTCCTTCACCGACGCGCCCGGCACCGAGGACTGGCGCGCCTCGTGGACCGGCGAGCACCTGCTGCGGGAGGTGCCCGGTACCCACTTCACCATCCTGGAGGAGTCGGCGCCGGCGGCGGCCGAGGCGGTCGACGACTGGCTGTCGACCCTCGGCAGCTGA